In the genome of Triticum urartu cultivar G1812 chromosome 5, Tu2.1, whole genome shotgun sequence, one region contains:
- the LOC125506231 gene encoding uncharacterized protein LOC125506231, with the protein MRIMVRTLRGDRVALDVDGATTTVAQAKGMVMARERVPVAMQRLFFAGCHLDDDERTLANYGVQHDSVLFLGLRLRAASTTPCQDEMHRLQVPAGLTAAKHEVHQEMHVHAHGHAGANGAGGEEPEKAKARKPASRRALRKILSRLHVDAWTRQHDAKLLDLLQRHAAGRGGGVGDLTGEDWSAIRAELNAATGSGFPVEELQRRGGEFRRELETVGRTKSHPRLGYDPRRRVVVAEEADWKWYTLENPDAAAYAGRSPRLALLRAVFAGDGRAGAGAKSRESRPRRCLNKLLRSFGLRCKL; encoded by the exons ATGAGGATCATGGTGCGGACGCTGCGCGGGGACCGGGTGGCGCTGGACGTGGACGGCGCGACCACGACCGTGGCGCAGGCCAAGGGCATGGTCATGGCCCGGGAGCGCGTCCCGGTGGCCATGCAGCGCCTCTTCTTCGCCGGCTGCCacctcgacgacgacgaacggACGCTCGCCAACTACGGCGTGCAGCACGACTCCGTCCTCTTCCTCGGCCTCCGCCTCCGCGCCGCCTCCACCACCCCATGCCA GGACGAGATGCATAGGTTGCAGGTGCCGGCCGGTTTGACGGCCGCGAAGCATGAGGTGCACCAGGAGATGCATGTGCATGCCCATGGCCACGCGGGCGCGAACGGCGCCGGTGGCGAGGAGCCGGAGAAGGCCAAGGCCAGGAAGCCGGCGTCGCGGCGCGCGCTCCGGAAGATCCTCTCGAGGCTGCACGTGGACGCCTGGACGAGGCAGCACGACGCCAAGCTGCTGGACCTGCTACAGCGCCACGcggcgggacgaggcggcggcgtgggcgaCCTGACCGGCGAGGACTGGTCGGCCATCCGCGCCGAGCTGAACGCGGCGACGGGGTCCGGGTTCCCCGTGGAGGAGCTGCAGCGGCGGGGGGGCGAGTTCCGGCGCGAGCTCGAGACCGTGGGCCGGACCAAGAGCCACCCGCGGCTCGGCTACGACCCGCGCCGCCGGGTCGTCGTCGCCGAGGAGGCCGACTGGAAATGGTACACGCTG GAGAATCCCGATGCGGCGGCGTATGCGGGGAGGAGCCCGCGGCTGGCTCTCCTCCGAGCGGTTTTCGCCGGAGACGGGCGTGCCGGCGCCGGCGCGAAAAGCCGGGAGTCGCGGCCGAGGAGGTGCCTGAACAAGTTGCTGCGGAGTTTTGGGCTTCGATGTAAGCTGTAG
- the LOC125506232 gene encoding dirigent protein 4-like, whose amino-acid sequence MRTLSLLAVLLVLLLVSHPRNAADAHGHRFGKEKLTNLRFYLHDTLSGRDPTAVPVAHGAGATPRPGDPTPFSTVYIVDDVLTEGPQRTSRVVGSAQGLYASTGRHGLGLVLGIDFALNDYNGSSFVVFSRNPVTDGDGRELAVVGGRGAFRLARGFALLRTHYLNTGNGDAIIEYNVTLLHY is encoded by the coding sequence ATGAGGACTCTGTCCCTGCTCGCcgtcctcctcgtcctcctcctcgtctcccACCCGCGCAACGCCGCCGACGCCCACGGCCACCGGTTCGGCAAGGAGAAGCTCACCAACCTGCGCTTCTACCTGCACGACACCCTCAGCGGCCGCGACCCGACGGCCGTCCCCGTGGCGCACGGCGCCGGCGCCACGCCCAGGCCCGGCGACCCCACGCCCTTCAGCACCGTCTACATCGTCGACGACGTGCTCACGGAGGGGCCCCAGCGGACGTCCAGGGTCGTCGGCAGCGCGCAGGGCCTGTACGCGTCCACCGGCAGGCACGGGCTGGGCCTCGTCCTCGGCATCGACTTCGCCCTCAACGACTACAACGGCAGCTCCTTCGTGGTCTTCTCGCGCAACCCCGTCACGGACGGCGACGGCAGGGAGCTCGCCGTCGTCGGCGGCCGCGGCGCCTTCCGGCTGGCCCGCGGCTTCGCGCTGCTCCGCACGCACTACCTCAACACCGGCAACGGCGACGCCATCATCGAGTACAACGTCACTCTCCTGCATTACTGA